Within the Magnetospirillum sp. ME-1 genome, the region CTGTATCAGCGCCAGGGCGCGGGTTTCGGCCAGGTGGTGTCGCCCGCCGCCCTGGCCCGCATGCACGACATGATGAGCGCGGTCATCACCCAAGGGTCGGGCAAGGCGGCGCGCCTGGACCGCCCGGCCGCCGGCAAGACCGGCACCACCCAGGATTACCGCGATGCCTGGTTCATGGGCTTCACCGCCGATTACGTCACCGGCGTGTGGATGGGCAACGACGATTACCGCATCGAGATGAAGAAGGTCACCGGCGGCGGCCTGCCCGCCCAGTTGTGGAAGCAGATCATGGTCGCCGCCCATCGCGGCCTGCCCGCCCGGCCGCTGCGCACGCCCGAGATTCCGGCCGAACCCAATCCGGCCGAAAGCGTCGGCGACTTCGTGGCCGGCGCCGCCCAGGCGGCCGGCGACGTGGCCAAGGGCATCGGCGGGGCCATCGACGATCTGCTGAAGGGGATCTTCGGGCGCTGATCCGCCCGAAGGCGACCTGCTATTCCGGCCAGGTCACCACGTGGTAGTCCAGGAGGTCGGCGCGCGATTCGGCGATGACCTTGCCGCGCACCGAGATGCCGGCCCGGTGCACCGTCTCGGGATCGCCCGAGACCAGCGGATGCCACCATTGCAGCACCTTGCCCTCGGACAGCACCCGGTAGGCGCAGGTGGAGGGCAGCCATTTCAGGGTGGGCAGCACCACCGGGGAAAGCTCGACGCAATCGGGCACCTGGTCCCAGCGCTTCGCATAGTTCTTGCAGCCGCAGGTGTGCAGGTTCAACAGCCGGCAGGCCACGTTGGTGTAGTGGACCTCGCCGGTGTCGGCGTCCTCCAGCTTGTGCAGGCAACAGCGGCCGCAGCCGTCGCAGAGCGATTCCCACTGCTCCCGGGTCATGGCGGACAGCGGGGTGGTCCGCCAGAAGGGCGGGGCGTCGGGGCTATCGGGTTCGGCGGCGGGCCGGGACGGCGACATCAGGTTCCTCGTTTTCACGGACCGCAAGGGTCCTGGGGGTATCCGAAATGGGAGCGGAGCCGGCACTTGGCCTTGGCCTCGCGGTACCAGTCCTCCTCGAAATACTCCCGCCCCGCCCAGAACAGGGTGACATAGGGGCTGCGCAGGCGATGATACCCCTTATCCCGCTCCGGCAATACCTCGACCTCCCCCTGGGTCACCATCTCGCCGATGGGAAGCAGGCGGTCGCCGTGGCGCTTCATGACGTAGGCGGCACAACCGGCACTGCCGCAATGCTCCCCTACTGACAGGGAAACGATGATCTCCGGCATACCATCTTCGTCCAGGTCAACCTCCACAACCTCCAATCCACGGCGTAAGCGGTCCCGGAAGTGATCGAAATCGTAGTCCCCCAGAATTTGACCCAGCCCCTGGATGGCAGCATCGGTGACGTCCTGAGATTGCGGCGAGGTAAACTGGAGCGTCTGAATCGTTTCGCCTGCGCAGGCGGCCAATGCCAGAACGGCCAGAACAGACACACATTCCAGTCTGGATAATCTCATGGCTCAACTCGAAGCTATCGCTTCAAACGACTATAGGCGGTCGGCTCCGCCAGCCGCAATCGCGTCTCGATCGACCGATGGATATCGGAAAGCGCTTGGCCGTGGGAATGGCCGCCATAGCTGTCCAAGTCACGAAAATAGCGGGCCGTTTCACCGGCTCCCTGGCGGTGGGCCGCCGCCGCGATGCCCGCCTCGGTCACCGTGATGTTGTCGCCGTTAACGCCGACATAGGTGGTCCCGACCCGGTCATAGAGCCGCTTGCCCATGGCCTGCTCCTCGTTGCGGCGCATGACGTCGGTCATGGCCTTTTCCTGGGCCTCGGGATTGTCGAGAAAATCTCCGATGCTGGTCACCCCCTCGGCTTCCGCCTTGGCGGTCCACGAGCCGTCGGCCCTGCGCCAGCCGGCATCCTCCAAGGCCGTCCGGGT harbors:
- a CDS encoding YcgN family cysteine cluster protein — its product is MSPSRPAAEPDSPDAPPFWRTTPLSAMTREQWESLCDGCGRCCLHKLEDADTGEVHYTNVACRLLNLHTCGCKNYAKRWDQVPDCVELSPVVLPTLKWLPSTCAYRVLSEGKVLQWWHPLVSGDPETVHRAGISVRGKVIAESRADLLDYHVVTWPE